From a region of the Halomonas sp. HL-93 genome:
- a CDS encoding Gfo/Idh/MocA family protein: MSDFTLGLVGVGKIVRDQHLPAIAATSNCHLAATADPHASLPDLPAYQDLKAMLDACPNIDAVAVCTPTHLRYSQARAALMRGKHVLLEKPPGATLSEVEDLVALASKQGVSLFAAWHSRFAPGVAKAKRWLSERQVQRVEIEWKEDVRVWHPGQAWIWQPGGMGVFDPGINALSIATEILPQPFFLQQARLLVPSNAQTPIAAELSFTDPEGAAIEADFDFRQSGPPTWDMHIESDGSRLSLTQGGCRLMIDDELIIDAEEREYQGLYARFAELIANKRSEVDVAPLRQVADAFLYGHRETTDAFVE; the protein is encoded by the coding sequence ATGTCTGACTTCACCCTCGGCTTGGTAGGCGTGGGCAAAATTGTCCGCGACCAGCACCTCCCCGCGATAGCCGCCACCTCGAACTGCCACCTTGCCGCCACGGCGGATCCCCACGCTTCGCTGCCTGATCTACCCGCCTATCAAGACCTGAAGGCGATGCTTGATGCTTGTCCAAATATTGACGCCGTAGCGGTCTGCACGCCGACGCACTTGCGCTACTCCCAAGCGCGGGCCGCGCTGATGCGTGGTAAGCACGTGCTGCTTGAAAAGCCGCCAGGGGCAACGTTAAGCGAAGTGGAAGACTTGGTTGCGTTAGCTTCCAAGCAGGGCGTTAGTCTGTTTGCTGCCTGGCACTCGCGGTTTGCCCCCGGCGTGGCGAAGGCCAAACGGTGGTTGAGTGAACGTCAGGTGCAGCGGGTTGAGATCGAGTGGAAAGAGGATGTGCGGGTATGGCATCCAGGGCAGGCGTGGATCTGGCAGCCCGGTGGTATGGGCGTTTTTGATCCCGGTATTAACGCGCTGTCGATTGCCACCGAGATTCTGCCTCAGCCGTTTTTCTTGCAACAGGCGCGGCTGCTAGTGCCAAGTAACGCGCAAACCCCGATTGCCGCCGAGCTATCGTTTACCGACCCGGAAGGCGCGGCGATTGAGGCAGATTTTGACTTTCGTCAGAGTGGTCCACCCACCTGGGATATGCATATCGAAAGCGATGGTAGCCGCTTGAGCCTCACCCAGGGTGGCTGCCGATTGATGATCGACGACGAACTTATCATCGACGCTGAAGAGCGCGAGTATCAGGGCCTCTACGCACGCTTTGCCGAGCTGATCGCAAACAAACGCAGCGAGGTGGATGTCGCCCCGCTGCGCCAGGTCGCCGATGCGTTTCTATACGGTCATCGTGAAACCACCGACGCCTTCGTTGAGTAA
- the araD1 gene encoding AraD1 family protein, which yields MRLIQCDHQGQVRAALVESEEQVRLLDCDTYTLAHRAINAGQPLSNTLTAALTDTRLNYQQLVDAKRLLPPLTHTDPAHCLVTGTGLTHLGSADTRSAMHAKAQAAEEDMTDSMRMFKLGVEGGKPGDGKVGAQPEWFYKGDGQCVVAPEAEIPSPAFAEDAGEEPELAGLYVIGDDGQPWRVGYALGNEFSDHVTERFNYLWLAHSKLRACSFGPELLIGELPDHLEGTSRIQRSGETVWEKPFLTGEGNMAHSLANLEYHHFKYPGFRRPGDVHVHFFGTATLSFADGIKVREGDRFEIHISDFGRALRNPLRVEADAPAIRVKPL from the coding sequence ATGCGACTAATTCAGTGTGACCATCAGGGCCAAGTGCGCGCCGCCCTGGTGGAGAGCGAAGAGCAGGTCAGGCTGCTTGACTGCGATACCTACACCCTGGCCCACCGGGCGATTAACGCCGGTCAGCCGCTCAGCAATACGTTAACGGCAGCATTGACCGATACGCGCCTGAATTATCAGCAGTTAGTGGACGCTAAGCGCCTGCTCCCGCCGCTAACGCATACCGACCCGGCGCACTGTCTGGTGACCGGTACCGGCCTTACCCACCTGGGCAGTGCCGACACCCGCTCGGCGATGCACGCAAAAGCTCAAGCGGCGGAAGAAGATATGACCGACTCCATGCGCATGTTCAAGCTGGGCGTGGAGGGCGGCAAGCCCGGCGACGGCAAAGTTGGCGCGCAGCCTGAGTGGTTCTACAAGGGCGATGGCCAATGTGTCGTGGCACCGGAAGCAGAGATTCCCTCTCCGGCCTTCGCCGAGGATGCAGGCGAGGAGCCGGAACTGGCGGGCCTCTACGTGATTGGCGACGATGGTCAACCCTGGCGGGTGGGCTACGCCCTTGGCAACGAGTTCTCTGACCATGTTACCGAGCGCTTCAACTACCTGTGGCTGGCCCACTCCAAGCTTCGTGCCTGCAGCTTTGGTCCCGAGCTATTAATCGGCGAATTGCCTGACCATCTGGAAGGCACCAGCCGTATCCAGCGCAGCGGCGAAACAGTGTGGGAGAAGCCCTTCCTCACCGGCGAGGGCAACATGGCCCATAGCCTCGCCAACCTGGAGTACCACCACTTTAAATACCCAGGCTTCCGCCGCCCCGGCGATGTGCATGTGCACTTTTTCGGTACCGCAACACTGAGCTTCGCCGACGGCATTAAGGTACGCGAAGGGGATCGCTTTGAGATCCATATCAGCGATTTCGGCCGTGCTCTACGCAACCCGCTGCGCGTGGAAGCAGACGCACCCGCCATTCGCGTCAAACCTCTTTAA
- the araH gene encoding L-arabinose ABC transporter permease AraH codes for MTTNNVTQGEENAAPARPAGRQGLIKPLRTLLDTSGLIAIFLLLFVALAVLIPDFLTGRNMVGLLLSITLIGSLATTMMLVLALGEVDLSVASTVAFAGVVAAVVTSTTGSVFIGVIGGIVAGGAVGAFNGLVIAKFGINSLIATLAAMEFVRGLAYITAGGDAVMITVPAFFDLGSTAFLGLTLPVWTMLACFLIFGVVLNMTSFGRNVLATGGNSEAAALAGVNVRRLKIIVFGLQGVVAGVIGVLLASRMGLGDPNTSMGLELAVISACVLGGVALSGGVATITGVLVGVLIMGCVQNAMGLLNVPTFYQYLVRGAILLMAVMFDRWKQTRRQGT; via the coding sequence ATGACAACTAACAATGTAACCCAGGGTGAGGAAAATGCCGCACCTGCGCGTCCAGCGGGGCGCCAGGGACTTATCAAACCGCTACGTACGCTGCTGGATACGTCGGGGCTGATTGCTATTTTCTTGCTGCTGTTTGTGGCACTCGCGGTGCTCATCCCCGACTTCCTAACCGGCCGCAACATGGTTGGGCTGCTGCTTTCGATTACCCTGATCGGCAGCTTGGCCACCACCATGATGCTGGTGTTGGCGCTTGGGGAGGTGGATCTCTCGGTGGCCTCCACGGTGGCCTTCGCGGGGGTGGTCGCCGCGGTGGTGACCTCGACCACCGGCAGCGTCTTTATTGGCGTGATCGGCGGCATTGTCGCTGGCGGCGCGGTGGGGGCCTTTAACGGTTTAGTCATTGCCAAGTTCGGCATTAATTCCTTGATTGCCACCTTGGCGGCGATGGAGTTCGTACGTGGCCTCGCCTACATCACGGCGGGTGGTGACGCCGTAATGATTACCGTGCCGGCCTTTTTCGACCTGGGCAGTACGGCCTTTCTCGGCCTGACCCTGCCGGTTTGGACCATGCTGGCCTGCTTTTTGATCTTTGGCGTGGTGCTCAACATGACCAGCTTTGGGCGTAATGTGCTGGCCACCGGCGGTAACTCGGAAGCCGCTGCGCTTGCCGGGGTTAACGTGCGCCGTCTCAAGATTATTGTCTTCGGCCTGCAGGGCGTAGTGGCAGGCGTTATCGGCGTGCTGCTGGCCTCTCGCATGGGGCTTGGCGATCCCAATACCTCCATGGGGCTCGAGCTGGCGGTGATCTCTGCCTGTGTGCTGGGCGGCGTGGCGCTGTCGGGCGGCGTGGCGACGATCACTGGCGTCCTCGTCGGCGTGCTGATCATGGGTTGCGTGCAGAACGCCATGGGTCTGCTCAACGTGCCCACCTTTTATCAGTATCTGGTGCGTGGCGCGATCCTGTTGATGGCGGTGATGTTTGACCGTTGGAAACAGACCCGCCGTCAGGGCACCTGA
- a CDS encoding arabinose ABC transporter substrate-binding protein translates to MQLTATFNRLALGSVIMLASLGTAQAQEDDVKIGFIVKKPEQSWFINEQEAATELGEEMGFDVVRLGGEDGQEVLSAIDNLNSQGADGFVICPPDVRLGSAIMNRAEEYGMKVITVDDQFVTSSGEPMEGVPHLGMSGTKIGQQVGDAIAEEMEARGWDPEEVGALRITNEELPTAVERTDGATESLLASGFPEDNIFDAPQKSTDTSGAFSAASPVFSKQDDFEHWVIYALNEESVLGGVRASEQYGLDAEDVIGVGINGSGAAFAEFSRDNPTGFHGTVAVSSTMHGRQTAEDLYRWITEDKEPQANTETSGTLMTRDNWEEVREELGL, encoded by the coding sequence ATGCAACTCACAGCGACATTCAATCGTTTAGCTCTCGGTAGCGTCATCATGCTGGCTTCATTAGGGACGGCCCAGGCGCAGGAAGACGACGTCAAGATTGGCTTTATCGTCAAGAAACCCGAGCAATCCTGGTTCATCAATGAGCAAGAAGCAGCCACCGAGTTAGGCGAAGAGATGGGCTTCGACGTGGTGCGGCTGGGCGGCGAAGACGGCCAGGAAGTGCTCAGCGCGATTGATAATCTTAACTCCCAGGGGGCAGACGGGTTTGTGATTTGCCCGCCTGATGTACGCCTCGGGTCTGCGATTATGAATCGCGCCGAAGAGTACGGCATGAAAGTGATTACCGTGGACGATCAATTTGTCACCTCCAGCGGTGAGCCTATGGAAGGTGTGCCACACCTGGGCATGTCAGGTACTAAAATTGGCCAGCAAGTGGGCGATGCCATTGCTGAGGAAATGGAAGCTCGCGGCTGGGACCCAGAAGAGGTTGGCGCACTGCGCATTACTAATGAAGAGCTACCCACCGCCGTCGAGCGAACCGACGGCGCTACTGAATCGCTGCTGGCATCAGGCTTTCCTGAAGATAATATTTTTGATGCACCCCAGAAGAGCACCGACACCAGTGGGGCTTTCTCGGCAGCGTCTCCCGTGTTTTCAAAGCAGGATGATTTCGAGCATTGGGTGATTTACGCCCTTAACGAAGAGAGTGTGCTGGGTGGCGTCAGGGCGTCTGAACAGTATGGTTTGGATGCTGAGGATGTGATTGGCGTGGGTATCAACGGCTCGGGTGCTGCCTTTGCGGAATTCTCCCGCGACAACCCCACTGGCTTCCATGGCACCGTGGCGGTGAGTTCCACCATGCACGGTCGTCAAACGGCGGAAGATCTCTATCGCTGGATTACGGAGGACAAAGAACCGCAGGCCAACACTGAGACCTCCGGTACGTTGATGACGCGCGATAACTGGGAAGAAGTGCGTGAAGAACTCGGCCTATAA
- a CDS encoding LysR substrate-binding domain-containing protein, whose protein sequence is MGVLDENWFLGARLKLRHFQLFLALDEHRNLHRAAAQLNMSQPAASKLLKDLEANLGIRLFERHPRGLTPNWYGEVVIRHAHSMLSALRHTGEELNALQKGNAGMVAVGTVMAPAVTLLTSAIEQVHRDRPGLKISVDVDVSKVLVPRLLEGELDFAITRIPAGVDAEWFVFEEIGEEELCFVCRKGHPLADKTPLSLADMATYPWSLQPTGALMRQRVDSLFLHHQVALPRQVVDTADLLLSLALVDKSDTITVTTREAADLLCNPQRFHLLPFNETLSVQPYGLVSLRHQRLSPGAAALMSTLRTIIAQDA, encoded by the coding sequence ATGGGCGTTCTTGACGAAAACTGGTTTCTCGGCGCACGACTAAAGTTGCGTCACTTCCAGCTTTTTTTAGCACTTGATGAGCACCGCAACCTGCACCGAGCGGCCGCTCAGCTCAATATGAGCCAACCCGCCGCGTCAAAACTACTGAAGGATCTGGAAGCCAACCTGGGAATTCGTTTGTTCGAACGCCACCCCCGCGGGCTCACGCCTAACTGGTACGGCGAAGTGGTGATTCGCCATGCGCACAGCATGCTGTCGGCACTCCGCCACACCGGCGAGGAGTTGAATGCGTTACAGAAGGGCAATGCAGGTATGGTGGCGGTAGGCACGGTCATGGCGCCAGCGGTAACGCTACTCACCAGTGCAATTGAGCAGGTTCACCGAGACCGACCGGGATTAAAGATCAGCGTGGATGTGGACGTCAGCAAGGTGCTGGTACCGCGTCTGCTCGAAGGTGAGCTGGATTTCGCGATTACGCGTATACCTGCAGGCGTGGATGCCGAATGGTTTGTGTTTGAAGAGATTGGCGAGGAGGAATTGTGTTTCGTGTGCCGCAAAGGGCACCCTTTAGCGGATAAAACACCGCTAAGCCTGGCGGATATGGCGACCTATCCGTGGTCGCTCCAGCCCACCGGCGCCCTGATGCGTCAGCGGGTGGATAGCCTGTTCCTGCATCATCAGGTCGCGTTACCTCGCCAGGTCGTCGACACCGCAGACCTGCTGTTGTCGTTGGCGCTGGTTGATAAATCGGACACCATCACGGTCACCACCCGTGAAGCCGCGGACCTACTGTGCAACCCACAACGCTTTCACCTGCTGCCTTTCAACGAGACGCTTAGCGTGCAGCCGTATGGGCTGGTGAGCTTGCGCCATCAACGACTTTCACCGGGGGCCGCCGCATTAATGAGCACCCTGCGCACGATTATTGCGCAGGATGCTTAA
- the araG gene encoding L-arabinose ABC transporter ATP-binding protein AraG encodes MSDPYLRFDGISVVFPGVRALDGVSFAAHAGQVHALMGENGAGKSTLLKVLSGVNRVAEGALWIDGQRHVFSNAREALGEGVAIIYQELTLSPNMSVAENLLLGQLPTQRGFVNRRQLREKALAILDDLGEGDIHPSTKVRELSIGQQQMIEIGRALLRDAKVIAFDEPTSSLSIQEIRQLKRIIKRLRDEGRVVLYVTHRMEEVFEMCDAVTIFRDGKHIRTHEGMSTLTHDLLVSEMVGRDIEDVYGFRERPLGDVVFAVDGIEGRGLKAPVSFSVKRGEVFGLFGLVGAGRSELLRLVCGVEEPKAGSVTFHGESRRFKNPGEAIRAGIAMCPEDRKSQGIFPVASVADNLNISCRRLFKRWGLFRHPGRERRNAESYIQQLSIKTPGPRTPIGTLSGGNQQKVILARWLAEKIDLFVMDEPTRGIDVGARRDIYTLLYDLAEQGKSVVVISSDLAEVSSICDRIAVMRDGELVDVVPRESATAERLLGLALPA; translated from the coding sequence ATGTCAGATCCATATCTACGTTTCGACGGTATTAGCGTCGTTTTTCCCGGCGTACGCGCACTGGATGGCGTGAGCTTTGCCGCTCACGCCGGTCAGGTGCATGCCCTGATGGGCGAGAACGGTGCGGGTAAATCCACACTGCTTAAAGTGCTAAGTGGCGTAAACCGGGTGGCTGAAGGCGCGCTGTGGATCGATGGCCAACGCCACGTGTTCAGCAACGCCCGGGAAGCGCTGGGCGAAGGGGTCGCCATCATCTATCAGGAGCTTACGCTCTCGCCCAATATGTCGGTGGCCGAAAACCTGCTGCTGGGGCAACTGCCCACGCAGCGGGGATTTGTTAACCGTCGCCAGCTGCGCGAAAAGGCGCTGGCGATTCTTGACGACCTTGGCGAGGGGGATATCCACCCCTCCACCAAGGTGCGTGAGCTTTCCATCGGCCAGCAGCAGATGATTGAGATTGGCCGTGCCTTGCTGCGAGACGCCAAGGTCATCGCCTTCGATGAGCCCACCAGTAGCCTGTCCATCCAGGAAATTCGCCAGCTTAAGCGCATCATTAAACGGCTGCGCGACGAAGGGCGGGTGGTGCTCTACGTGACCCATCGCATGGAGGAAGTGTTCGAGATGTGCGATGCGGTCACCATCTTCCGCGACGGCAAGCACATCCGCACCCACGAGGGTATGTCGACGCTGACCCACGATCTTCTGGTGAGTGAGATGGTCGGCCGCGATATCGAGGATGTATATGGCTTTCGCGAGCGCCCGTTGGGTGACGTGGTATTTGCGGTAGACGGCATTGAAGGGCGTGGCCTGAAAGCTCCTGTGAGCTTTTCCGTCAAGCGCGGTGAAGTCTTTGGACTGTTTGGTCTGGTAGGGGCGGGGCGCAGCGAATTACTGCGCTTGGTCTGCGGTGTTGAAGAACCCAAGGCAGGCAGTGTGACCTTCCACGGCGAATCGCGACGCTTCAAAAACCCTGGCGAAGCGATTCGCGCCGGTATTGCCATGTGCCCCGAGGACCGCAAGTCCCAGGGCATCTTCCCGGTCGCAAGCGTAGCTGACAACCTCAATATCAGCTGCCGACGTCTATTCAAGCGCTGGGGGCTTTTTCGCCACCCCGGGCGGGAGCGGCGCAATGCCGAGTCTTACATCCAGCAACTGAGCATTAAAACGCCAGGCCCCCGCACGCCTATCGGCACCCTGTCGGGAGGCAATCAGCAAAAGGTCATTCTGGCGCGCTGGCTGGCCGAAAAGATCGACCTGTTCGTGATGGATGAGCCGACCCGCGGGATCGATGTCGGTGCGCGGCGGGATATCTACACCCTGCTTTACGACCTGGCCGAGCAGGGCAAAAGCGTGGTGGTGATCTCCAGCGACCTGGCGGAAGTCAGCTCCATCTGCGACCGCATTGCGGTGATGCGCGACGGCGAGCTGGTGGACGTCGTACCACGCGAGTCGGCAACGGCTGAACGCCTGCTGGGGCTGGCGCTGCCGGCCTGA
- a CDS encoding aldose epimerase family protein, with protein MPLITAQIDAQRLRTGSTLLLSAGIALLMVSTAQAQSETKTTAGSDAENGTEKSVFGQLPDGRQVDVYRLSNANGIELQVTNYGGIILSLKTPDVDGEFDDIALGFDSLEAYLSDEYRQANPYFGAIIGRYGNRIAGGQFSLDGDTYSLATNDGNNHLHGGDQGFDKVLWQAEPFESDAGTGLVLRYTSEDGEEGYPGKLETEVTYTLTDDDELMVDYRAVTDKATPINLTQHSYFNLKGEGSDSILDHQLMINAPEFTPVNDSLIPTGELRAVEGTPFDFTRATAIGERIDQDNEQLEFGGGYDHNFVLARDNAASDELVLAAKVWEPQSGRMVEIETTEPGIQFYSGNFLNGSLTGKQGEAYEHRSGFALETQHFPDSPNQEAFPSTTLAPGDTYRSRTVYRFSAKEAFDS; from the coding sequence ATGCCTCTCATAACTGCGCAGATAGATGCTCAGCGACTCCGCACTGGCTCGACGCTGCTGCTGAGTGCCGGTATCGCTCTGCTGATGGTCAGCACGGCTCAAGCACAAAGCGAGACGAAAACGACCGCCGGAAGTGATGCCGAAAACGGCACCGAGAAATCGGTGTTTGGTCAATTGCCGGATGGCCGACAGGTCGATGTCTATCGGTTGAGCAACGCCAACGGTATTGAGCTACAGGTAACCAACTATGGCGGTATCATACTGTCATTGAAGACGCCCGATGTAGACGGCGAATTCGACGATATCGCCCTGGGTTTCGACTCGCTTGAGGCCTACCTCTCCGACGAATACCGCCAGGCCAATCCCTATTTTGGTGCCATCATCGGGCGTTACGGCAATCGCATTGCGGGTGGTCAGTTCTCGCTCGATGGCGATACCTACTCACTGGCCACCAATGACGGTAACAATCATCTACACGGCGGCGATCAGGGCTTCGATAAAGTGTTGTGGCAGGCCGAGCCGTTCGAGAGCGATGCAGGTACGGGACTTGTGCTGCGCTATACCAGCGAGGATGGCGAAGAGGGCTATCCCGGTAAGCTGGAGACCGAAGTCACCTACACTTTGACCGATGATGACGAGCTGATGGTCGATTATCGGGCGGTGACCGACAAAGCCACCCCGATTAACCTTACCCAGCACAGCTACTTCAACCTCAAGGGAGAGGGTAGCGATAGCATTCTTGACCACCAGTTGATGATCAACGCCCCCGAATTTACCCCAGTGAATGATTCGCTGATTCCCACCGGCGAGCTTCGCGCCGTAGAAGGCACGCCGTTCGACTTTACTCGGGCGACCGCCATCGGCGAACGGATCGATCAGGACAACGAGCAGCTCGAATTCGGCGGCGGCTATGACCACAACTTTGTGCTTGCCCGCGATAACGCGGCGTCAGATGAGTTGGTGCTGGCCGCCAAGGTATGGGAGCCGCAAAGCGGGCGCATGGTAGAAATCGAAACCACCGAGCCGGGCATTCAGTTCTACTCGGGCAATTTCCTCAACGGCAGTCTGACCGGCAAGCAGGGCGAGGCCTATGAACACCGCTCCGGCTTTGCCCTGGAAACCCAACATTTTCCTGACTCACCCAATCAGGAGGCGTTTCCCAGCACTACTCTAGCGCCGGGCGATACCTATCGCTCCCGCACGGTGTACCGCTTTTCCGCCAAGGAAGCGTTTGACTCATAA
- a CDS encoding aldehyde dehydrogenase (NADP(+)), producing the protein MNLEGKLLIGQQAVSGQQADIQAVNPATGEKLEPTYAGGSKAEVERACELAEAAYATYRETSLEDRAVFLETIASEIDAIGDELTERGVAETGLPAARLQGERGRTCGQLRLFANVVRAGEWLDVRIDPALPDREPMPRADLRQRHIALGPVAVFGASNFPLAFSVAGGDTASALAAGCPVVVKGHSAHPGTSELVGRAIQRAVAKCQLPEGVFSLLFGSGKEIGQALVADPRIQAVGFTGSRGGGTALMATAQARPQPIPVYAEMSSINPVFLLPEALKARGKAIAEGFVGSLNMGAGQFCTNPGLVIAVQGPELDAFVEAAGEAVKGSAAQTMLTPGIHDAYQQGVDRLANHAKVTEAARGQAGDSANPCQAGLFVTQAEAFLSDPALQEEVFGSTSLVIACANVDEMHRVASQVEGQLTVTLHMDDGDLATAKQLLPTLERKAGRILANGWPTGVEVCHAMVHGGPYPATSDSRTTSVGSAAIFRFLRPVCYQALPEGLLPEAIRDGNPYGVSRLVDGKRE; encoded by the coding sequence ATGAATCTGGAAGGCAAACTGCTTATTGGTCAGCAGGCCGTCAGCGGCCAACAGGCTGACATTCAAGCCGTTAATCCCGCCACCGGCGAAAAGCTTGAACCCACCTACGCTGGCGGCAGCAAGGCCGAGGTCGAGCGCGCCTGTGAATTGGCCGAAGCGGCTTACGCCACCTACCGGGAAACCTCGCTTGAGGACCGGGCCGTATTCCTCGAAACCATCGCCAGCGAAATCGACGCGATCGGTGATGAGCTAACCGAGCGCGGCGTCGCCGAAACCGGTCTGCCCGCAGCCCGCCTGCAGGGGGAACGGGGACGCACCTGCGGTCAGCTACGGTTGTTCGCCAACGTAGTCCGGGCTGGCGAGTGGCTGGATGTGCGCATCGACCCGGCACTGCCCGACCGCGAACCCATGCCGCGTGCCGACCTGCGCCAGCGGCATATCGCCCTGGGCCCGGTGGCAGTGTTTGGCGCCAGTAACTTCCCGCTGGCCTTTAGCGTTGCCGGTGGCGATACCGCCTCGGCGCTGGCTGCTGGCTGCCCGGTGGTCGTCAAGGGCCATTCCGCCCACCCCGGCACGTCCGAGCTGGTCGGTCGCGCCATTCAGCGCGCCGTTGCCAAATGCCAACTGCCAGAGGGCGTCTTTTCGCTGTTGTTTGGTTCCGGTAAAGAGATTGGCCAGGCGCTGGTCGCCGACCCGCGCATCCAAGCGGTGGGCTTTACCGGTTCACGCGGCGGCGGCACGGCACTCATGGCCACCGCCCAGGCACGCCCTCAGCCGATCCCGGTTTACGCCGAGATGAGCTCCATCAACCCGGTATTTCTGCTGCCGGAAGCCCTCAAGGCACGCGGCAAAGCGATCGCCGAAGGGTTTGTCGGCTCGCTCAACATGGGGGCCGGCCAGTTCTGCACCAACCCAGGGCTGGTGATTGCGGTTCAGGGCCCTGAGTTGGATGCCTTTGTTGAGGCGGCCGGTGAGGCCGTCAAGGGCAGCGCCGCCCAGACCATGCTCACCCCGGGCATTCACGATGCCTACCAGCAGGGCGTTGATCGACTGGCCAACCATGCCAAGGTTACCGAGGCCGCACGTGGCCAGGCGGGTGACTCGGCCAACCCGTGCCAGGCAGGGCTGTTCGTGACCCAGGCCGAGGCGTTCCTCAGCGACCCCGCCCTCCAGGAAGAGGTGTTTGGTTCGACCTCGCTGGTGATCGCTTGCGCCAATGTGGACGAGATGCACCGCGTGGCCTCTCAGGTGGAAGGCCAGTTGACCGTCACGCTACACATGGATGACGGCGACCTGGCGACCGCCAAGCAACTGCTGCCCACCCTCGAGCGCAAGGCGGGCCGTATTCTGGCCAACGGCTGGCCAACCGGTGTGGAAGTATGCCATGCCATGGTGCACGGCGGGCCTTACCCAGCGACCTCGGATTCGCGCACTACCTCAGTGGGCAGCGCGGCAATTTTCCGCTTCCTGCGCCCGGTGTGCTACCAGGCGCTGCCGGAGGGACTATTGCCCGAGGCCATTCGTGACGGTAACCCCTATGGGGTGTCACGCTTGGTCGACGGCAAGCGCGAATAA